In Neofelis nebulosa isolate mNeoNeb1 chromosome 7, mNeoNeb1.pri, whole genome shotgun sequence, the following proteins share a genomic window:
- the LTK gene encoding LOW QUALITY PROTEIN: leukocyte tyrosine kinase receptor (The sequence of the model RefSeq protein was modified relative to this genomic sequence to represent the inferred CDS: inserted 9 bases in 7 codons; deleted 4 bases in 3 codons; substituted 9 bases at 9 genomic stop codons) has translation MDWSHASQSLLQSRSQAPFPSSLPLWLPAPSPQDXNITTPPSGLEPASPLMLPGTEGPWLFFCRDSGCGGPTQXCDKWYTGSSLVATAGSPTTKDAWAGNRAPALRRTLAYGAAGSKGAKNHPWRAQGVFVSALFSLGRREPLYILVGQREEDACPRGSRQSQRVCLGETRTAEEHAATEGAEGVPGSRRWAGGGXGATYIFRLRVGELEPLLVAAGGGGRAYLXAARTEAAPEKLESPSATPGSSGRSGAAGGGGGWTSGRAPSPQAGRPLLEGAGGGQGCAEAWATLGXGGFGGGGGACTAGGGGGGRYSDSFQASETDILWVDGEDGVSFIHPCSERFLQPLAVMESHREVEIXLLLSCSHCHCQWQAELWLAKCMCPGGMELAAGNITCMVQVNLPTSPGPLVLLVTVVTSTLSLLMVCGVLILVNHKKWQGLWXMRLHDPELRLSYLQTSTTRTPLNLYYCQVGFGPAQSWPLPPGLTEVSPANVTLLRALGHGALGEVYEGLVIGLPGDPNPLQVAVKALPELCSSQDELDLSPHQXLGYVHLPHSTFNHQNIVRCVGLRLWTAPRLILLELRSGGDIXSFLRNNRPHLGQPSPLAMWDLLQLAQDITQGCHYLKENPQVGMIFFFACRDIAARNCLLGCTGLSPVVGTGDFRMAKYDITGVGYXELGGGGXALLPVKXMPEEAFLEGFIFTSKTDSWSFGVLFWEIFLLGYMPYPGCTNQDILYFVTGGXQMGPPRGCPGPVYCTMTRCWLHQPQLCPCFASILEHLQYCIQDPDVLNLFLPMELLPTLDEEKASGLGSKSLEGLRFPTAQELNLESLKSXIGSLLGPXLPSSPKTXKSRDLQPQNLWNPPFGSWAPRGPEGEDSGSACSNGSSLHSSSGF, from the exons ATGGATTGGAGCCATGC GAGCCAGTCTCTGCTCCAGTCACGGTCCCAGGCACCTTTTCCATCATCCTTGCCCCTGTGGCTGCCAGCTCCAAGCCCCCAAG AGAATATCACCACCCCACCTAGTGGCTTGGAGCCAGCTTCTCCCCTAA tgcttccagGCACTGAAGGGCCTTGGTTATTCTTCTGCAGGGACAGCGGCTGTGGAGGACCCACAC ACTGTGACAAGTGGTACACAGGCAGCAGCCTGGTGGCGACA GCGGGTAGCCCGACGACCAAAGATGCTTGGGCTGGGAACCGAGCACCTGCTCTCCGCAGGACCTTAGCTTACGGAGCCGCGGGGAGCAAAGGCGCCAAGAACCACCCGTGGCGGGCGCAGGGCGTCTTCGTCTCCGCCCTCTTCTCCCTTGGTCGCAGGGAGCCGCTTTACATCCTAGTGGGGCAGCGGGAAGAGGATGCCTGTCCCCGA GGGAGCCGGCAGAGCCAGCGCGTCTGTCTCGGAGAGACTCGGACCGCTGAGGAGCACGCGGCGACGGAGGGGGCCGAAGGGGTCCCGGGGTCGCGGCGCTGGGCGGGAGGCG GGGGCGCCACCTACATCTTTCGG CTGCGCGTTGGCGAGCTGGAGCCCCTGCTGGTGGCGGCCGGAGGAGGCGGGCGAGCCTACCT AGCCGCCAGGACCGAGGCTGCCCCTGAGAAACTGGAGAGCCCCTCGGCGACGCCCGGAAGCAGCGGGAGAAGCGGGG CCGCAGGTGGAGGGGGCGGCTGGACGTCG GGCCGGGCCCCCTCTCCGCAGGCCGGCCGTCCACtgctggagggggcggggggcggccagGGCTGCGCAGAGGCCTGGGCTACACTTGG CGGAGGCttcgggggcggcggcggggcctgTACTGCGGgtggaggcggcggcggccgctACTCGGACAG TTTCCAGGCCTCAGAGACTGACATCCTCTGGGTTGATGGAGAAGATGGGGTATCCTTCATACACCCCTGCAGCGAACGCTTTCTGCAGCCTCTGGCAG TCATGGAGAGCCACAGAGAGGTAGAGATCTGACTGCTCCTCAGCTGTAGTCATTGCCATTGCCAGTGGCAGGCAGAGCTCTGGTTAGCCAAATGCATGTGCCCAGGGGGCATGGAGCTAGCTGCAGGTAACATTACATGCATGGTACAGGTAA aCCTGCCCACCTCACCAGGCCCTCTGGTTCTGTTGGTGACTGTTGTGACCTCTACATTGAGCCTCCTTATGGTGTGTGGGGTTCTTATTCTGG TGAACCATAAGAAGTGGCAGGGCCTGTGGTAGATGAGGCTGCATGACCCTGAGCTCAGGCTGAGCTACCTTCAAACCTCCACCACCAGGACACCCCTCAACCTCTACTACTGCCAGGTGGGGTTTGGCCCCGCCCAGtcctggcctctgcccccagGACTTACAGAGGTTTCCCCAGCCAATGTCACTCTGCTCAG AGCACTGGGCCATGGCGCCTTGGGAGAAGTCTAT GAAGGACTAGTAATTGGCCTTCCTGGGGACCCCAACCCCCTGCAGGTGGCTGTCAAG gccctgccagAACTCTGCTCTAGTCAGGATGAGCTGGATCTCTCACCGCATCAG TGACTGGGGTATGTGCACCTCCCACACAGCACATTCAACCATCAGAACATTGTGCGCTgcgtggggctcagactctggACTGCCCCTCGCCTAATTCTGCTGGAGTTGAGGTCTGGAGGGGACA ACAGTTTCCTGAGGAACAACCGGCCACACTTG GGCCAGCCATCACCTCTGGCCATGTGGGACCTGCTCCAGCTGGCTCAGGACATAACCCAGGGCTGCCACTACCTGAAGGAAAATCCACAGGTTGGGA tgatttttttttttgcctgcagGGACATTGCTGCCAGGAACTGCCTGCTGGGCTGCACTGGACTCAGCCCAGTGGTCGGTACTGGGGACTTCAGGATGGCAAAATATGATATTACAGGTGTGGG TTAttaggagttgggggggggggggtaggctcTGCTGCCAGTCAAGTAGATGCCTGAAGAGGCCTTTCTGGAGGGC TTCATTTTCACATCCAAGACAGACTCCTG GTCTTTCGGGGTCCTGTTCTGGGAAATCTTCTTATTAGGCTACATGCCCTACCCTGGGTGCACCAACCAGGACATACTGTACTTTGTCACTGGAGGGTGACAGATGGGCCCTCCCAGGGGCTGCCCAGGGCCTGT GTACTGTACCATGACACGGTGTTGGCTGCACCAACCTCAGCTGTGCCCCTGTTTTGCCAGCATCTTGGAGCATCTTCAGTACTGCATTCAG GACCCAGATGTGCTGAATTTATTCCTGCCAATGGAGCTACTGCCCACTCTGGATGAGGAAAAGGCTTCTGGGCTGGGGAGCAAGTCTTTGGAGGGCCTAAGATTCCCCACGGCCCAGGAACTGAATCTGGAGAGCTTAAAGAGCTGAATAGGGAGCCTCCTTGGCCCCTGACTTCCCTCGAGTCCCAAGA CCAAATCCAGGGACCTCCAACCTCAGAACCTTTGGAATCCCCCCTTTGGCTCTTGGGCCCCAAGGGGCCCTGAAGGTGAGGACTCAGGCAGTGCCTGTAGCAATGGTTCCTCCCTGCACTCTTCCTCAGGCTTCTAG
- the ITPKA gene encoding inositol-trisphosphate 3-kinase A: protein MTLPGGPTSMARPGGAGPCSPGLERAPRRSVGELRLLFEARCAAVAAAAAAGEPRARGAKRRGGQVPNGLPRAPPAPVIPQLTVTAEEPDVPPTSPGPPEPEGGWLPAVGSSHLQQPRRLSTSSLSSTGSSSLPEDSEDDLLSDSESRSRGNVQLEASEDVGQKSHWQKIRTMVNLPVMSPFKRRYAWVQLAGHTGSFKAAGTSGLILKRSSEPERYCLARLMADALRGCVPAFHGVVERDGESYLQLQDLLDGFDGPCVLDCKMGVRTYLEEELTKARERPKLRKDMYKKMLAVDPAAPTEEEHAQRAVTKPRYMQWREGISSSTTLGFRIEGIKKADGSCSTDFKTTRSREQVIRVFQEFVQGDAEVLRRYLNRLQQIRDTLEVSEFFRRHEVIGSSLLFVHDHCHRAGVWLIDFGKTTPLPDGQTLDHRRPWEEGNREDGYLLGLDNLISILASLAER, encoded by the exons ATGACCCTGCCCGGGGGCCCGACGAGCATGGCGCGGCCGGGGGGCGCGGGGCCCTGCAGCCCGGGGTTGGAGCGGGCCCCGCGCCGGAGTGTCGGGGAGCTGCGCCTGCTCTTCGAGGCGCGCTGCGCGGCGgtcgctgccgccgccgccgcagggGAGCCCCGGGCCCGCGGGGCCAAAAGGCGTGGGGGACAGGTCCCGAACGGGCTTCCGCGGGCTCCCCCTGCCCCGGTGATCCCGCAGCTGACTGTGACAGCCGAGGAGCCGGACGTACCACCGACCAGCCCGGGGCCACCGGAGCCGGAGGGTGGCTGGCTCCCGGCCGTGGGCTCCTCACACCTGCAGCAGCCGCGCCGCCTCTCCACCTCGTCGCTCTCCTCTACTGGCTCCTCGTCGCTGCCCGAGGACTCAGAGGACGATCTGCTGAGCGACAGCGAAAGCCGGAGCCGCGGCAACGTGCAGCTGGAAGCCAGCGAGGACGTGGGTCAG AAAAGCCACTGGCAGAAGATCCGGACCATGGTGAATCTGCCCGTCATGAGCCCTTTCAAGAGGCGCTATGCCTGGGTGCAGCTGGCTGGGCACACGG GGAGTTTCAAGGCGGCTGGCACCAGCGGGCTGATACTGAAGCGCAGCTCTGAGCCGGAGCGCTACTGCCTGGCGCGGCTCATGGCGGACGCGCTGCGCGGCTGCGTGCCCGCCTTCCACGGCGTGGTGGAGCGCGACGGCGAGAGCTACTTGCAGTTACAGGACCTGCTCGACGGCTTCGATGGGCCCTGCGTACTTGACTGCAAGATGGGCGTCAG GACTTACCTGGAAGAGGAGCTGACCAAAGCCCGCGAGCGGCCTAAGCTGCGGAAGGACATGTACAAGAAGATGCTGGCGGTAGACCCTGCGGCTCCTACCGAGGAGGAGCACGCGCAGCGCGCGGTCACCAAGCCACGCTACATGCAGTGGCGAGAAGGCATCAGTTCCAGCACCACACTGGGCTTCCGCATCGAAGGCATCAAG AAAGCTGATGGCTCCTGCAGCACCGACTTCAAGACGACGCGAAGCCGGGAGCAGGTGATTCGTGTCTTCCAGGAGTTTGTGCAAGGGGATGCCGAAGTGCTG AGGAGGTATCTGAACCGCCTGCAGCAGATCCGGGACACCCTGGAGGTCTCTGAGTTCTTTAGGAGGCACGAG GTGATCGGCAGTTCGCTGCTCTTCGTGCACGATCACTGCCATCGCGCCGGTGTGTGGCTCATTGACTTCGGCAAGACCACGCCCCTCCCCGACGGCCAGACCCTGGACCACCGGCGGCCCTGGGAGGAGGGCAACCGCGAGGACGGCTATTTGCTGGGGCTGGACAATCTCATTAGCATCCTGGCCAGCCTGGCTGAGAGATGA